Proteins found in one Aethina tumida isolate Nest 87 chromosome 1, icAetTumi1.1, whole genome shotgun sequence genomic segment:
- the LOC109607065 gene encoding phenoloxidase-activating factor 2-like: MHLAAFVFLLQMINLSLCQNLKECICLPTKLCADSDPSQDGEGLLDIRINKCSYFEVCCGNPIEEIKQSILKEQQLYESACGYQKIIGAMSRITSDSENSLFGELPWAVVLLLRDVGKTDRNMYLCGGSLIHPQVVLTAAHCVQDINYDYMTIRVGEWNTKSKSEPLPHQDQEVKDVLIHPFYHPGTLKNDIALVFLAESVFLADNVGLICLPPEDFDMDGMNCIASGWGKDAFNNGKHSSILKKIVLPIVSKDKCVESLRSTRLGSYFNLHRSFICAGGEKNKDTCKGDGGSPLICTIPGQPNRYVQVGIVSWGIGCGENNTPGVYVNLPIFRSWIDSELADRNMDGIFYTY, from the coding sequence ATGCATTTAGCAGCTTTTGTGTTTCTTTTacaaatgataaatttgtcactttgtcaaaatttgaaagagtGCATTTGTCTACCAACTAAATTGTGTGCAGACAGCGATCCGTCGCAGGATGGTGAAGGATTACTGGACATCAGAATTAACAAGTGTTCATATTTTGAGGTGTGTTGTGGGAATCCCATAGAAGAGATCAAACAATCAATCCTAAAAGAGCAACAACTATATGAATCAGCATGCGGTTATCAAAAGATTATTGGTGCAATGTCCAGAATAACATCGGACTCAGAAAATTCTCTGTTTGGTGAACTGCCCTGGGCAGTTGTGTTATTATTAAGAGATGTTGGAAAGACAGACAGAAACATGTATTTGTGTGGTGGTTCTTTGATACATCCTCAAGTAGTTTTAACTGCTGCACATTGTGTACAAGATATAAACTATGATTATATGACTATTCGTGTGGGTGAATGGAACACTAAATCGAAATCAGAACCATTGCCTCATCAGGACCAAGAAGTGAAGGATGTGCTCATTCATCCCTTTTATCACCCTGGCACATTAAAGAACGACATCGCTTTGGTGTTTCTTGCAGAATCTGTGTTTTTAGCAGATAACGTAGGTCTAATATGTCTTCCACCTGAGGACTTTGACATGGATGGAATGAACTGTATTGCTAGTGGATGGGGCAAAGATGCCTTCAACAATGGCAAACATTCATCTATTCTGAAGAAAATTGTACTGCCTATAGTCTCCAAAGACAAATGCGTAGAGTCCTTGAGAAGTACGAGGCTGGGGTCGTACTTCAATTTGCACAGAAGTTTTATTTGCGCTGGAGGCGAGAAGAATAAAGACACTTGTAAAGGTGATGGTGGCAGTCCTTTGATATGTACCATACCTGGGCAACCCAATAGATACGTACAAGTGGGTATCGTTTCCTGGGGTATAGGCTGTGGAGAAAACAATACACCGGgtgtttatgttaatttacctATATTCAGGAGTTGGATTGACAGTGAGCTGGCAGACAGGAATATGGATGgaatattttacacatattag